The sequence tgtgtcccacccagtcagtgtcccacccacccagtcactgtgtcccacccacccagtcactgtgtcccacccacccagtcactgtgtcccacccagtcagtgtcccacccacccagtcactgtctcccacccacccagtcactgtctcccacccagtcactgtctcccacccacccacccacccagtcactgtctaccacccacccagtcactgtctaccacccacccagtcactgtcacccacccagtcactgtcacaaacccaccctgtcactgtgtcccacccagtcactgtcacccagtcactgtcacccacccaagggttgagagtgatgtgaggtgcaagggggggagagggatgtgaggtgcaaggggggagggatgtgaggtgcaaggggggagagggatgtgaggtgcaaggggggagagggatgtgaggtgcaaggggggagagggatgtgaggtgcaagggggagagggatgtgaggtgcaaggggggagagggatgtgaggtgcaaggggggagagggatgtgaggtgcaagggggagagggatgtgaggtgcaagggggagagggatgtgaggtgcaagggggagagggatgtgaggtgcaagggggagagggatgtgaggtgcaagggggagagggatgtgaggtgcaaggggggagagggatgtgaggtgcaaggggggagagggatgtgaggtgcaaggggggagagggatgtgaggtgcaagggggggagagggatgtgaggtgcaagggggggagagggatgtgagctgcaggggggagagggatgtgagctgcagggggggtgggatgtgtgtggtgtgcaggggggtattgtgtgtttgatgtggaggggggtattgtgtgtgggtgagggggagagatgggggtatgagagatagatggggagtatcgcaaaggttgatagtgttgggtgCTGGAGGgatgatgattgatgatgatgatgatgatgatgatgatgattttacccgtgcggcccaatttttttttccttggatcagttcggcccttcgcactttacgagttgtgcaggcctggtttaaaCATTCAGAAATACATCGAGCTAATACATGATACTTATAAAACATATGGTTGGGATGAGCATAGTACAGATATGACAAGGGGATCAAGCGCAAATTGTCCTGTAACCCCATTTAAAACTTTGGGAATAAGAATATTCACCTATGGCGGCTGCGCATGATTACACCGGAAACATTGTCTCCCTTTAGGAAAGGGCTGGGTTGGCAGCCTTCCAGTCAACCACTGGGAAATGTCAAGAAAGGGGACTGCTGGGATTTTAACCTGAAATTATGCACAAGGGGAGGAGAATGTAAGTATGGCCACACAGGTTCAAATGGTGGCAGGAACGACGCAGCAAccaaatgtttaaaaaatattccaaatgcgaatgccacaactGGAATCAACTTCAgatcttttacctgcttaattgatgatgaaataacgaaggaatagcccacacctgtccatgaaacagcttgagtcaattgtccaattacttttggtcccttgaaaaagagggggctacatattaaagagatgtaattcctaaacccttcctccaatttggatgtgaataccttcattaaagctgatagactgcactttaagccccatattcattatttaactgtaacttgaatttattttggtacacagccgaaataacaagaCTTGTAtcggtgtccaattatttctggaccaaactgtatatatattttgtgtgtgattTAACAGTTTGCGCtctatattgtttttttatgcCTCCGTCTCCACTTGTGGAGCAGGGGCTCAGTCCTGGAAGCAGACACTGAAACCTGTAATCAACATCTGGAGTGCGCACTCCTTCGCTGATATCATGCTCTCCTCGTCAGCTGTGCCGCCCGCCTCCCCCACCTAGTCCAGCTTCTGCTTAAAACAACATTTGGCTGCTTTGCTTTCTTTTGAAATTGAGTTTGGATTTATTTCTGTGTGGGAGCACTTGTTAATCAAGTGTTTATTTGTTTTGCCCACAGGCAGGGCTACAGATTAAGATAAGTGCGGCCTAAGGCTCAGTTATAGTGCCGGGTGCAGCGTCAAAGCAAGTAGATGTCATCCGCCTAGTGGGTGCTACCGCGACAAAAAATTGCTGAAATCAATAGATTGGTATTTACCGCGATGGCCACACCACGTGACTGCAATAAGCCAATCACAGACTCTACCTGACGTCACCACCCCTTGCAGCCAGCGACAATCGCAAAAACTCAATTACAGCtttggcgacgggtgatgtcaccggTCACGTCACCATCACTGTAGCCtgcactataagctcagccttacATGTACAAACTCATTTTCGGCACAGTGTTTTCACAAAAGGTAGCAGATAAAGGAAATTAAATTCCCATGCGCTCTTATGTCAGTTTTACAAATTAACTTTACTGACTAAAAATCATTTCTGGTTTTTgcttgttggtttttttttgtaattattacaaTAGTATTGATGTAAAGCCCCTATAAGTCTCTTAATTTACACAGCCATGTTTCATTTGTAATCTTTTTCTTATTCTTTCACCCCCCATTGTACTGCCCTGCTGAATATTGTGAATCATATCCAGATATGTGGCAGCTAACAGCTCATTCTAGTCAATGGACAAACATTGCACACAGTCCCCTTTCTGGTGCTGGAAATAAAGATATTAGATTTTCGGGGGATGGGGGGTTGCGTTAAAACTAAAATGTTTAGTAGTACAAACTTTCATTAAATATGCTTATGTATGAATGCTTCACACAGTATTTGATTAATAATTTATTGATTGACACATTGCATCATGTTGAATAATTTAACAAAAAAAGTAACAATTGATACAATTTTTATTTAGTGTTGGTAAATAACATTAGTTTATAATAGCCGTACCGTGAAAGCAATACATTTTGTTAATCTCTGTAATGAAACATTGGTGCAGTGTCATGACATTTTGGTTCATGCATACCAACCGAATTGTACGCCAAGTTGAATTTTGCAGACTATTTTGATGCTACCGTTTATTTCTGTTACTCTTGAAAATATTTGTGAATACTAGACAAATATGGCAAttgaaatcatttaaaaaaattgctAGGTTAACAAACTTAAGATGTCAAATGTGCAAGTCTACCATTAAAAATTTAATTTTGTTGTATTATTAGTCTATATGAAAAAGTAGTTCCAAGCTGTAAGAGTAGTTGCTTTGCCTATCTTCACACATCAGCTGTGTATAATATTTGTACATGGCAGGAGGCTAATAATTGAAGAAGTAGTGTGATGAGCAGTATCAGGCTAATGACTGATTATAATTACCCAGCACAGTGCAGCAAGCGATACACAGAACCTTCCTCAACTCTGGCAGTGAAGTCCTCATTCGGCTTTTCTTTTTCTCTACATTATGATGCTGgatgtatttataaaaatatataacactACTTGCTGATACACTGAtgtttaaatatactgtagtatagtGTTCAGCTCAAACGAATAGTAAGTCACTGTGCTTCAGAAAAGCACACACCTGCTCTAATCAACCCAAATATTTTTTCCAAAAGCAAATCAGGCATATTTAGCAACATTCCCTACAACCAGGAGATGATTAAAAAAAGAGGCACTTCAATTCTTTGTTTAAATAATGTTGCACAGTTTGCAATCAAAATATCAGCACATTTATATTTGCATCAAACAATGTGAAAACGTGCCTGAATATTGGATGGTACTTCATGATACAGTACAAATCACAATAGCTTTTGGCAAAAATACATCAAGGGTGAAACCTTTTTTTTGGCTTTGATTACTTTTACGCAGGAGGCCGATCTTTTCTTGAGCCTTTATATGGGAGATGTGGCAGTAGACAAGGGGGTATATTTCAGCTTGTGATACTTTGTCCGTACTGTGATGTAAGGGCTTTTTCTAATTCAAGACTAAACTATTCCAGCACCCAACCTCAAGTTTATGAAAGCAAGTTTTTCTTACAATGTTCAGACTATGCCCGTTCATACACCAATTATTTTACCCCTTTAATTACTAGAAAAGCCACCATttgttttgcaatgcattgctgaccTCCAGCCATTACGGTGCAAGTGTGTACAGCCAACACCAGGTAAGTATCAACTAGTCCTGTACTAGGTTCCCCTCAAGAAGCCGACCATGAACCTACAGTATCTGACATTTAAGTAGTGCAAGTAGTTCAGCGATTTGCCATGACAGAGAAGAGTAGCGTCTGGCAGCCTTAACATTCAGCACTGAACAATGTTTTTAAGCTGTCTGTGCCAAGAACTGAACATATTTTTCGCGAGCCTCGTGTTTGTCAGCAGGGCGGTTGTACGGTGTCCAGATGGGTTTCCCCACAAACAGCCTCATTGCTTTCACGTAGTCCTGcgagaagaaaaataaatatagcaGTTAGCAGAGCAGCAATAGGTAGCCATGCCTGCTGTGCAATTACACATGAACAGAAGGGAGCACCAGAGCCACGTTGCAGGTTATTTGCAAAGGTCTTCTGGCTGCAAAATAATTGCACAGGGTTTATCCGAGGAAACAACACCAATTGCTTGCagtgggattccttttcttttaGAAATATCATCGTGTTTCTTACACTcctgtttaaaacaaaaaatgggtAGGAGGAGacttttataaaacaaaatcAAACGGGGATaactattaaaaagaaaaaagggagagatgcgcccattttttatttttttttaattttcatccccatttgattttggtttactatTATCAAGATCTATAGATAGACACATTCAATATAGCTGCCAACGCAGTTTAACCCTTTAATGTTAAACAATAAATAATTACAAACACTGGACATACATTTGTAGGGATAAAACAAACCGCCACTGCTGCAAGATGTGTGTCAGCTGGGAAGCGAACTGAGGAAGAGATATTGGTGCATATATGCAAGTTGCATTCATTTATTGCACAACTGACCCGCTGAACAATGAAAGAGAACATAAAATCAAGCATGAAGTGTGAAAATGACTTGGTCCACCTATTCTGGCCAATGTCCCCTATTACATGATGTTGGCTGCATTCCCCAATCCAGGTTACCTGGTTCCTATCGCAAGTATATTTTACATTCCTTTATTTATCCCAAAGGCCTCGGCATGAAGAAGATTACCCTGGGCCCCAACAATTATTTTAGAAAATTACTCCAATTAAACTTAACTGTGCCTCCTATCTGTCTAACTGGAGATGTGGCCCCGAAAACTAGTCCAGGTCATATTTGGCCAATTGTCTGCGAAGAAACAGCATTATCTTTAATATAACCTACTACTACATATTCAAGCAGTTAAActaaggccagggccatggttacaaatacagctctgacgctcatgctctcctgctcaagcaggagcttttttgtatCCTTGCAGGACAGTCAACGAGCACGCTTGTGAGGCAGGTGGGAGCCGGGGCTAGtgtgtcacggcgccgacgtcacagaCTGCCATTGTCttttggcggtcacgtgaccagccctcCGCGTCAAAAATTAAATTGGCTgccggctgcaattccacacgcctcctcAAGCGTCTACCAAAGCCCCACACATGCCGGATGAAGGAGATAATTTTCCTGTCTCAGCGCGGCTTAGcgctgtatttttaaccatggcCCCGGCCTAAGAATAAATGAAAATATTAAACAATTGAATAATCACAATAACCCACTTGAAAGTGCAATTAATAGTCTATGATGAGCACTTTTGGATACAAAGGACACATGCTTCCTGGGCCCTTTAATTTTGTATCTTTACCTGGCCATAAAcaagtgtacgtgtgtgtgtcatatatagaCTTGTATGCCAAGCACCTGATTACAATACAATTAACTGTACGTGATAATCAAGTTGATGCCATCAGTAAAAATACTCAAAACAACTTTAAGAGCATAAATAAAAAAGGCCCGTATACTTACATTTTCGTCCAGTGTGAAGCGGTGATAGATGCCGGCGGGTAGAGTTATCATGTCTCCTTTCTCCATGGAAATTCGGATCCATTTGTCCTCCTTGTCTCGTACATCAAAGTAACCACTTCCATCAAGGATATAGCGAATTTCATCATCTAGGTGTAAGTGTTCTTCATAAAATATTTTGAGCTAAGGAAAAAAAGTGTCAGTTTAAGAAAAATACATTAAT comes from Ascaphus truei isolate aAscTru1 chromosome 4, aAscTru1.hap1, whole genome shotgun sequence and encodes:
- the ADI1 gene encoding acireductone dioxygenase, producing MVQAWYMDQSEEDQKTPHRAQPEQRVPAQQLRELGVCSWKLNPDNYETDPELAKIRKERSYSWMDIITIHKDTLPNYEEKLKIFYEEHLHLDDEIRYILDGSGYFDVRDKEDKWIRISMEKGDMITLPAGIYHRFTLDENDYVKAMRLFVGKPIWTPYNRPADKHEAREKYVQFLAQTA